The stretch of DNA agaatggacattcgctggtaaaaaaaaccctgtattactgaagtgtatgcactgactggtgtctggtagcgccccctacagtacagggaggtattacatgttctgtactcttcacctgtgccagggttagctgctcctttggacacaggtgagggcgactccattacttttttaggacactgtgtactgtacaggaacccgaagaagctcctgtcctctacatagaccagtgtttcccaagcagggtgcccccagctgttgcaaaactacaactcccagcatgcccggacagccgaaggctgtccgggcatgctgggagttgtagttttgcaacagctggaggctccctgcttgggaaacactgacatagacagtgattacagctcccagcagatatttcctacttttatatggaaggacttgctttatcaatATTAGTTAaccacttatttttctttaattatcactttttcctttttttggatgacattttggtggcttcagaaccaattaccaggtttccatagagttctggtctcaacatacaatggttttaacatacaatggtcgtcccagaaccaattaatattgtaacttgagggactactgtatatatatatatatatatatatatatatatatatatattaaagtgcCATCTTGCAGATTTATAAATCCATATATTCATCTTTGCAACAATGTAACAGGTTTGTAAAGCAACACATTTGATCCTCGTTTGATTCTTCTCAAGagtatatttaataaatattaatctCCAATAAATACTCCATCCACTAGAAGTCAATAGGTTCAGTCTAAAGACTAGAAATTCTATAAACTTTCTATGAACACTCTATGAAGTGCTATCACTTTTCTAGATTTAGTTTGTTTTTCTTTGGCCACCACCACCacaattgtattattattattattttattattttatttttttaacaatctAATTTCTCCTTATTGCACCCGCTGCCATCTATCCACTGTATTGTTTCCATTACACGGTAGCTCAGTCAGGACCTATCTCTCTGTCTCCTCACTACACATCCCCCAATAAATTAAAAAGGACAGGTGAAGCtttgcagattttattaaaaatatagaTATTAAAACATTATGTTTACACACCAATGTTGTGCGAGCTCTGAAAAGATGTTTTTTATTATGGAAATGTATACAATAAAACTTTTGATGCAAAATAAATTACAGcaaattattattcttttttttttttatatatatatatattttttttttttacttcccagAGGAAACCTGTCCAAAAGATGGTTTTTGTTCAGCTAGTTCGGACTGTGAAGCACATACCCAATCTGGTATTTCCTATGGATCTTCATATATTACAAAAGTAAccctcaaataaaaataaattacaaattacATCTGTTGCCCGGTGCATGCTGATAAACACATCTAGGCTCTCACCTGGGGACTGGCAGCAGAGCATTGCTTTGTCTTGCTGGCCCCACAGGCACCCAAGGGGTTATGGAGTGCATCCTCTATGTCTGAAGCTAtagaaaaataaacacatggtatCAGGGCAGCACAATGGTACAtcatactgcagtgtttcccaaccagggtgcctccagctgttgggaaactacaactcccagcatgcccggacagccttcggctgtccgggcatgctgggagttgtcgttttccaacagctggaggcaccctggttgggaaacactgtcatactgTATAGTTTGTGCTAGATGCAGGAAACTCTTTGGCAGGTGACAATGGGTTATTTCCCAATGATGTCCATCAGTTTCCTATTGCTGTGGGCTTGCTGGGCTATCTGTTCAGCTCTGGCCATTTCCAAGACCTCCCGGAGCAGATGGAAAGTGAGATCCAAGGATATGGGAGGCTCCTCGGCTCGTTTGCCTCTTTCTGTAGGTTCCTCCTGGACACTGTATGGGGGGGAATCTGCTCCTTCAAGGACCCCAGctctctgctgctgctgcccaCCCCACTGCTGAGGCTGCAGCTGCTGCAAAGCCCTGACAAAGTTACCTGAGGAAGGGTCTTGGAGGCGGCTTGCTCCTAGTAAAGAACTTGGGGGATACTTGTGGAGGTTCCCCAGGCGGAGGAAATATTCTTCTCCCATACGAAGTAAAAAGGGCTGGTACTCAGACAGAAGAGGAGGGGGAGCCCCAGCAGAGGAGACTGGAGGTTTGCTGAAGGCTCTGCACTCCTGGCAGGGGAGGAGGGCGACCAAGAGGATCCCCATACACACCGACACCTGGAACTTCATGTTACCCCCCAAAAAACGGATCTGTAACGGAAAAGACGTGCAGGGGAAACCTGGAATAAGAGGGGAAAGTCAGGAAGATGCTTGCAAAAAAGTGAGGACATACAGAGCAAGAGGGAGACAAAGCACAGACAATGTTGGTGGAGGAGTCTTAAAGGAACTGTCCAAGGTGCTGAACCCTTCACCTCTTGGCACTGACATTAtaaggaagtgtttcccaaccagggtgcctccagctgttgcaaaactacaactcccagcatgcccggacagccttcggctgtccgggcatgctgggagttgtagttttgcaacagctggaagcactctggttgggaaacactgctataaggctATGCTCCCCTAACCtgggctctccagctattgcaaaactacaatacccatcacgagaacatgatgggagttgtacatttgtaacatctggagagctgCTATAAGAATGAACACTTAACTATAAGTAAAATACAGACAGATCAGAACTATAGCTCCATACAGCATGTCACCATATTACCAACACAATACATCAATATAACTACTGAAAAAAATACCCTCCAACTACTAAGTTCTGTACTCAGAATTGTATCCCAGCATGGACTGTAGATCAGCACCATAATATGAtgtatcaatgtatattacagcaGATCAGATCAGAAGATGGGTTATCTACAGCAGAAGACATGTGTTCACATGTGAGGCAGATATAGCAAGTAGTGATATAGAGAAGGATATATACTAGGTGTAATGTGGAGATGAGTGAGAACAGGAGAGGAGTTCAGGCaaatgtaaagcagaaaacttcAACCAAAATAGTGTATTAGGTAAAAATGTGTCATCACAAGAGAGGTATCAGGGGAAATGTAAAGTATGGATCATACTGACTAATAAAGAACGATAGCAGGGAGGTTATGGAGATTTCTGATCAATTTAAATGTATCAAGGAAGATCTAGAGTGGAAATCCTAGGATACAAAGGGAAGAACTGAAGGCAGAATTCTTCACCATGTGAGATAAATGCTAGAACTTAGAAGAACATGAGAGGAACATGGGAGGAACATGAAAGGAACATGTGAGGAACTTGAGAGGAGCATGGGAGGAACATGAGAGAAATTTAAGAGGAACATGAGAAGAACATGAGAAGAACATGTGAGGAACATGAAAGGAACATGTGAGGAACATGAAAGGAACATGAGAAGAACTTGAGAGGAACATGTGAGGAACATGAAAGGAACATGTGAGGAACTTGGGAGGAACATGAGAGAAATTTAAGAGGAACATGAGAAGAACATGTGAGGAACATGAAAGGAACATGAGAAGAACTTGAGAGGAACATGGGAGGAACATGAGAGAAATATAAGAAGAACATGAGAAACACATGAGATGAACATGAGAAGAACATGAAGGACATGAGAAGAACATGAGAGGGACATAAGAAGAACATAAGGAACATGAGAAGAACATGAGAGCAACATGAGAAGCACATGAGAGGAACATGAGAAGAACATGAGAGGAACATGAGAGGAACATGACAACATGAGAAGAACATGAGAGGAACATGAGAAGCACATGAGAAGAACATGAGAAGCACATGAGAAGAACATGGGAGGAACATGAGAGGAACATGAGAAGCACATGAGAAGAACATGAGAGGAACATGAGAGGAACATGATAAGAACATGAGAAGAACATGAGAGGAACATGAGAGGAACATGAGAACATGAGAAGAACATGAGAGGAACATGAGAGGAACATGAGAAGCACATGAGAAGAACATGAGAAGAACATGAGAGGAACATGAGAGGAACATGAGAAGCACATGAGAGGAACATGAGAAGCACATGAGAGGAACATGAGAAGCACATGAGAGGAACATGAGAAGCACATGAGAGGAACATGAGAAGCACATGAGAAGCACATGAGAAGAACATGAGACGTACATGAAAAGTACATGAGAAGAACATGAGAAGTCCATGAGAAGTCCATGAGAAGTCCATGAGAGTGCTGCAGAGAGTTGGACTTACTCGCTCAGGAGGGTCCTGGACGGACAGTATCAGAGCATGGAAGGTAGGTAGGAGCTCTGTGTGCGCAGCTCTGGTCCCTCTGTCTTCCTCAGCAGGACATATCTGGATGTAGTGACCGGAATCCCTTACACTAGAAGCCTTGTTGCCGGATTTTATAGCTCAGAGCCTCTTCCACGATCACGCAGCTCTTGCCTAATAAGCTGACGCTCTCCTGACAACTATTGCGTACTGATCCTCTACTGAATAAATAATGGCTCCTCCGAGCAATGGGCAGAGATCTGCGATCACAACAATGAATCTCACATCCAATTATCTGCCCAGATATTTATCGCCTCGTTGGTGACGTCAGTGACACCTGGAGTGGAAGCGAAATTCACAAGTCTCCCATTGACAAAAAAAATCTTGAATGAAATTTCCCAAGTATCCTCAGCAACAGCCGCGCAGGTCAAGGGGGCGCTATACATTGTCACAAgaactttatactttatacactgTGCTCTATAGATTATTACACTTATATATTATGTTTTGTAGACTATACACTGTGCTCTATAGATTATtacacttattttatatattatgtttTGTAGACTATACATTGTGCTCTATAGATTATTACACTGACTTTATATATCATGTTTTGGAGAATATACACTGTGCTCTATAGATTATtacacttattttatatattatgtttTGTAGACTATACACTGTGCTCTATAGATTATtacacttattttatatattatgtttTGTAGACTATACACTATGCTCTATACATTATtacacttattttatatattatgtttTGTAGACTATACACTATGCTCTATAGATTATTACACTTAATTTATATATTATGTTTTGTAGACTATACACTGTGCTCTATAGATTATtacacttattttatatattatgtttTGTAGACTATACACTGTGCTCTATAGATTATTACACTTAATTTATATATTATGTTTTGTAGACTATACACTGTGCTCTATAGTTTATtacacttattttatatattatgtttTGTAGACTATACACTATGCTCTATACATTATtacacttattttatatattatgtttTGTAGACTATACACTATGCTCTATACATTATtacacttattttatatattatgtttTGTAGAATATACACTGTGCTCTATAGATTATTACACTGACTTTAGACTaattcccctcctctatatactctgcactatagactagttcccatcctctatatactctgcactatagtCTAGTTCTcttcctctatatactctgcactatagactagttcccctcctctatatactctgcactatagactagttcaccttctctatatactctgcactatagactagttcaccttctctatatactctgcactatagactagtttacctcctctatatactctgcactatagactagttcacctcctctatatactctgcactatagactagttcacatcctctatatactctgcactatagactaattcccctcctctatatactctgcactatagactagttcccatcctctatatactctgcactatagactagttctcttcctctatatactctgtacTATAGACTAGTTCTcttcctctatatactctgcactatagactagttcccctcctctatatactctgcactatagactagttccCTTCCTCTATAaactctgcactatagactagttcccctc from Hyla sarda isolate aHylSar1 chromosome 5, aHylSar1.hap1, whole genome shotgun sequence encodes:
- the CRH gene encoding corticoliberin, with amino-acid sequence MKFQVSVCMGILLVALLPCQECRAFSKPPVSSAGAPPPLLSEYQPFLLRMGEEYFLRLGNLHKYPPSSLLGASRLQDPSSGNFVRALQQLQPQQWGGQQQQRAGVLEGADSPPYSVQEEPTERGKRAEEPPISLDLTFHLLREVLEMARAEQIAQQAHSNRKLMDIIGK